The sequence CAAACAGGGAAAGCTGTATGCGGCTGTCAATTCCCTGCACGAGGCATTGGCCTTTTTCCTGCGTACAACGTTCCTGAAACACGAAAAAAAGGAATTTGAACAACAAATCGAGCGGGCCGTTTATCAGCTTGGTCATGACCAGGAACTCAAAAAAATTTTCCCCCTGCTGATTTCCTATACCCCGGGGACAGAAATGGAGCTCCACGAAACCATCAACGAACTCCTTGCAACCCTTCAGGATGAAAAGAACAAGGAAGCTCTGGCCAAACTCGAAGAGTGGAAAAATAAGAAACAAAAGGCGCTGGACAAAGCCCAGGCAGCTCTGGACGGCAAGGAATACGAAAAGGCCAGATATCTTTTTGCCAAACTGTGTCAGGAATTCAACGATGACATGGAACTCAAGGCAGAGGTTGGAGAACGCTTTCTGAATGCAGAGCTCTATGACGAGGCGATCCACTACCTCAAGGCCGCCTATGAAAACAATCCCGAGTCCCCCCGGGTATTCAACAAGCTGGGCATGGCCCTTCGCCGAAGTAAAAAATTTGAAGAAGCCGAACGATTCTACCGTCACGCCTTAGCCACTTCACCCAACGACGAATATATTCTCTTCAACCTGGGACGGGTGTATATTGACTGGCGGCAATGGAAAAACGTGGAAAAAACAGCCCTCAAAGCGCTGGAGATCAATCCTGATTTTGTAGAGGCACAAAAGATGCTTAAGTTTGCCAGGAAGTATGTCTGAAATCAGGCAGGCTAAACGTCCCTCGGATGCACCAGGCTTTATGCATGGTGCATCGTTGCGGACCCGACCTGCACAGACGAGCTGACAGCAGACAGTCAAGCACCACAACCTTTTCCTACTCTCCATGGGATGCCTTCATGAAAAAAGCGCTCATCACCGGTCTGACCGGCCAGGACGGATCGTACCTGGCAGAATTTCTTCTTGAAAAAGGCTATGAAGTCCACGGTATCAAACGGAGATCATCCTCGTTCAATACCGCCAGGGTGGATCATCTCTACAAGGACCCCCACGAAAAAGACGTCCGGTTTTTCATGCACTACGGGGATCTGACCGATTCCACCAACCTCATCCGAATCATCCAGCAGGTCCGACCCGACGAGATCTACAACCTGGGTGCCCAAAGCCATGTCCAGGTCTCCTTTGACACCCCCGAATACACGGCCAATTCCGATGCCCTGGGAACCCTGCGCCTGCTGGAAGCCATCCGGGTACTGGGTATGGAGCAATCCACCCGGTTCTATCAGGCCTCAACCAGCGAAATGTTCGGCAAGATCCAGGAAACCCCGCAAAAGGAAACCACGCCCTTTTATCCCAGAAGCCCGTATGCCGCGGCCAAGGTCTATGCCTACTGGATAACGGTCAATTACCGCGAAGCCTACAACATGTTTGCCTGCAACGGCATCCTTTTCAACCATGAATCACCCCTGCGGGGAGAAACCTTTGTCACCCGCAAGATCACCCGGGCCGCCGCCCGCATCAAGCTCGGCCTGCAGGACTGCCTGTATCTCGGCAATCTTGATGCCCAAAGAGACTGGGGCCATGCCAGGGATTACGTTCGAGCCATGTGGCTCATGCTCCAGCAGGACACTCCCGAGGATTATGTCATTGCCTCGGGAGAGGCCCATTCGGTCAGGGAATTTGTGGAAAAAAGCTTTGGCGAGCTGGCCATCTCCATTGTCTGGGACGGTCAGGGAATTGATGAAGTGGGCAGGGATGAACGTACCGGCAAGATCCTTGTGCGCGTCGATCCGCGATACTTCAGGCCCACGGAAGTGGATTTTCTGCTGGGAGATCCCACCAAGGCCCGAGAAAAACTTGGTTGGAAACCGGAATCGGATTTTGACGGACTTGTCCGGGAAATGATCCAGACCGATCTCAGGGAAGCCGACCGGGACAACCTGTGCCAAAAGGCCGGTTTTTCCGTACTCAATCACAATGAATGATCCCGGGGTGGCCGATACGTCCTTGACAGGTCATCCCACGATCACATCCCATATTCCATGGGGGAGCTGATCATGCAACCTACCGATTCCATTTATGTTGCCGGCCATCGAGGCCTTGTGGGCTCGGCCCTGTGCCGGGAACTCAGACGCAAAGGCTATACGAACATCATCACCCGGACCCACAGGGAGCTCGACCTGTGCAACCAGCAGGCTGTCAATGCCTTTTTTGCAAGCCAGCGTCCGGATCATGTGTTTCTGGCTGCAGCCAAGGTCGGGGGCATTCATGCCAATGACACCCATCCGGCTAGGTTCATCTTTCAGAATCTGGCCATTGCCACCAATGTCATTGACGCAGCCCATCGCCATGGGGTCAGGAAACTCCTCTTTTTGGGTTCATCATGCATTTATCCCAAGCTGGCGGACCAGCCCATCAAAGAAGAGTACCTGCTCACCTCGGCCTTGGAACCCACCAATGAAGCCTATGCCATTGCCAAGATCGCCGGGCTCAAGATGTGCGAGTTCTACAACCAGGAATACGGCACAACCTACTGGTCGGCCATGCCCACCAACCTGTATGGCCCCGGAGACAATTTTGATCTGGAAACCAGCCATGTTCTCCCGGCCATGATCCGCAAATTTCACGAAGCCAAACTGGACGGCCACCGGCCCGTCACCCTCTGGGGCACAGGTTCGCCACGGAGGGAATTCCTGCATGTGGATGATCTGGCCAGGGCGTGCGTCCACCTTCTGGAACTCCGGGATATGGCTCCCCGTCTGGTGAATATCGGATGCGGCAAGGATCTGACCATCAGGGAACTCGCCCATATGGTCCAGTCATGTGTGGGACATGAAGGTGAAATCTTCTGGGACACAACCAAACCCGACGGCACCCCCCGAAAACTTCTGGACATCTCGACCATACGGGGGCTGGGCTGGAAACCTACAATCGATTTGGAAGAGGGTATCATGCGGGTCTACCAGGAATACGCCCGGCAATGACCCGCACGCCTCTTGTTCCAGCATGGCACCAGGTGCACGGGGGAACAGGCCGGCCAACTAGCCCAGCATGTCAGCCATGGTATACAATCTTCCCGGTTGCTGGGAACCGATCCACTTGGCGGCGCGCAGGGCCCCACTGGCAAAGGTCTCTCTGGAGTGAGCCCGGTGGGTGATTTCAATGCGTTCCCCGGGTCCCAGGCAATACACCGTATGATCCCCCACCACATCACCCCCTCGCAGGGTCTGCACCCCTATCTGGCCCTTGGGTCGTTCCCCGATGATACCATGCCGGGAAAAACAGCCCACGTCATCCAGTGCCTTGTTCCTGGCCTTTGCCAGACATTGGGCCAGCTTGAGAGCGGTCCCGCTGGGGGCATCCTTTTTGTGTTTGTGATGGATCTCCATGACCTCAAGGTCATAGTCCTCTCCCAGGATGCGAACCAGATCCGGCAGGCAGCGAAGCAGGGCATTGACACCCACGCTCATGTTGGGGGCCCAGAACATGGGGGTCCTTGAAGCCAGTTGCTCGAGTCGATCCAGTTCTTCCTGGTTCAACCCGGTTGTTCCCATGACCAGGGGGACTGACCTCTCGGCTGCCTTGGCCGCCACATCCATGGTGACTGCAGGGGCCGTAAAGTCGATGACCACGGCACCTGAAATATCCAAAAGCTCCCGGACATCCTCAACCACCGGACACCCGAACCCCTCCAGCCCGTGTTGTCGTCCTTTCCGTTCCACCAGACCAGCCAGTTCCAATTCCGGATCATGAACAGCCATGTGGCTCAATGTGGAGCCCATGCGTCCATTGGCCCCCATGATGATGACAGGTACTGCACTCATTATGATGCTCCTTGAATGATTATGGGCACAAAACCCCAAACAACCTTGCACCCGGACCATTTTCAACCGCGGTCTGATGACCGCAATTACGCCATATATCGAAGAGTATACAGGATGACAAATGGGTTTGTGGCTTGAAAAAGGGCCATGGATTGTTCTTGGCAAATCCCGCGGTATCCCTTAAAAACCCATGTTTCCAATCCTGCACCCATGCTGAACCCCTGGCAGGACATGGATTGAACTTCTTCGGCCCTCGTACCCAACATCCAACCCCCACAATCCATCATGCCT comes from Desulfoplanes formicivorans and encodes:
- a CDS encoding tetratricopeptide repeat protein, whose translation is MSNTAFIKIKQQLAGVNTLLKQGKLYAAVNSLHEALAFFLRTTFLKHEKKEFEQQIERAVYQLGHDQELKKIFPLLISYTPGTEMELHETINELLATLQDEKNKEALAKLEEWKNKKQKALDKAQAALDGKEYEKARYLFAKLCQEFNDDMELKAEVGERFLNAELYDEAIHYLKAAYENNPESPRVFNKLGMALRRSKKFEEAERFYRHALATSPNDEYILFNLGRVYIDWRQWKNVEKTALKALEINPDFVEAQKMLKFARKYV
- the gmd gene encoding GDP-mannose 4,6-dehydratase codes for the protein MKKALITGLTGQDGSYLAEFLLEKGYEVHGIKRRSSSFNTARVDHLYKDPHEKDVRFFMHYGDLTDSTNLIRIIQQVRPDEIYNLGAQSHVQVSFDTPEYTANSDALGTLRLLEAIRVLGMEQSTRFYQASTSEMFGKIQETPQKETTPFYPRSPYAAAKVYAYWITVNYREAYNMFACNGILFNHESPLRGETFVTRKITRAAARIKLGLQDCLYLGNLDAQRDWGHARDYVRAMWLMLQQDTPEDYVIASGEAHSVREFVEKSFGELAISIVWDGQGIDEVGRDERTGKILVRVDPRYFRPTEVDFLLGDPTKAREKLGWKPESDFDGLVREMIQTDLREADRDNLCQKAGFSVLNHNE
- a CDS encoding GDP-L-fucose synthase family protein — protein: MQPTDSIYVAGHRGLVGSALCRELRRKGYTNIITRTHRELDLCNQQAVNAFFASQRPDHVFLAAAKVGGIHANDTHPARFIFQNLAIATNVIDAAHRHGVRKLLFLGSSCIYPKLADQPIKEEYLLTSALEPTNEAYAIAKIAGLKMCEFYNQEYGTTYWSAMPTNLYGPGDNFDLETSHVLPAMIRKFHEAKLDGHRPVTLWGTGSPRREFLHVDDLARACVHLLELRDMAPRLVNIGCGKDLTIRELAHMVQSCVGHEGEIFWDTTKPDGTPRKLLDISTIRGLGWKPTIDLEEGIMRVYQEYARQ
- the dapB gene encoding 4-hydroxy-tetrahydrodipicolinate reductase, with product MSAVPVIIMGANGRMGSTLSHMAVHDPELELAGLVERKGRQHGLEGFGCPVVEDVRELLDISGAVVIDFTAPAVTMDVAAKAAERSVPLVMGTTGLNQEELDRLEQLASRTPMFWAPNMSVGVNALLRCLPDLVRILGEDYDLEVMEIHHKHKKDAPSGTALKLAQCLAKARNKALDDVGCFSRHGIIGERPKGQIGVQTLRGGDVVGDHTVYCLGPGERIEITHRAHSRETFASGALRAAKWIGSQQPGRLYTMADMLG